The Glycine soja cultivar W05 chromosome 8, ASM419377v2, whole genome shotgun sequence genome has a window encoding:
- the LOC114421476 gene encoding myb-related protein 330-like, translating into MGRTPCSDKEQINKKGPWSKEEDELLINYINLHGQGNWKSIPKAAGLLRCGKSCRLRWTNYLRPDLKKGNFTEEESNLIIHLHSLLGNKWSQIATSLPGRTDNEIKNYWKSHLKRYLYALGIDPVTHKPFKEDTNTTSTPPNNSMATTTSTIPRIYYFNVFLNSKVHISADDDYSADGGADSNSSSGVTIEEASPQVNLELSIAPPSQPHEDAASVKP; encoded by the exons ATGGGTAGAACTCCTTGCTCTGATAAAgagcaaataaacaaaaaggGACCTTGGTCCAAAGAGGAAGATGAACTCCTCATCAACTACATCAACCTTCATGGCCAAGGCAATTGGAAATCCATTCCCAAAGCAGCAG GCTTGCTTCGATGTGGCAAAAGTTGCAGACTCAGATGGACGAATTACCTGAGACCCGATCTCAAGAAAGGGAACTTTACCGAAGAAGAAAGTAACCTCATCATTCACCTCCATAGCTTACTTGGAAACAA ATGGTCTCAAATAGCTACAAGTTTACCCGGAAGAACAGATAACGAGATCAAGAACTACTGGAAAAGCCACCTCAAGCGTTACCTCTATGCCCTAGGAATCGATCCTGTAACCCATAAACCATTCAAGGAAGACACCAACACCACAAGTACTCCACCAAATAATTCTATGGCCACCACCACAAGCACCATCCCCCGCATCTATTATTTTAATGTCTTTCTCAATTCAAAGGTGCATATTAGCGCCGATGATGATTATTCAGCTGATGGTGGTGCAGACTCAAATAGCAGCAGTGGTGTTACCATAGAGGAAGCTTCTCCTCAAGTCAACTTGGAGCTTTCCATTGCTCCACCCTCTCAGCCTCATGAAGATGCTGCTTCCGTGAAACCCTGA